A single Ghiorsea bivora DNA region contains:
- a CDS encoding ferredoxin reductase domain-containing protein, whose product MSNPSSFRLRLSQHERLTDASCDDVVVKLTFEPLPHQNLPTFIAGQCVRMGLPSQPDLSASYFAIASNPNDVLAHDTAKYEFVIKGVHPLSYALVALKVGEEVEVEGPMGKGFDLSAHQGKNVILMGVGTGIAPLRSVWLDMIDHRENYGTIAIYAGFLSAMHHLLTDELQSLDAHDIQVSISLATGHDDWHGPVGYVQHALQEDAPNPDNTVVCLAGMNVMVDACTETLLELGFNEQQILLNF is encoded by the coding sequence TTGTCCAATCCGTCTTCTTTTCGTTTGCGTCTGTCGCAGCATGAGCGTCTTACCGATGCATCATGTGATGATGTTGTTGTTAAACTCACATTTGAGCCACTACCCCATCAAAATTTACCAACATTTATCGCAGGACAATGTGTACGCATGGGTTTACCCAGTCAACCTGATTTGTCTGCATCTTACTTTGCCATTGCATCCAACCCGAATGATGTTTTGGCGCATGATACCGCCAAATATGAATTTGTAATCAAAGGTGTGCATCCCTTATCTTATGCTTTGGTGGCATTGAAAGTAGGTGAAGAAGTTGAAGTGGAAGGGCCCATGGGCAAAGGGTTTGATTTGTCCGCACATCAAGGTAAAAATGTTATTCTTATGGGTGTTGGTACTGGCATTGCACCGCTGCGTAGTGTGTGGTTGGATATGATTGACCACCGTGAAAACTATGGAACCATAGCCATTTATGCAGGTTTTTTGAGTGCGATGCATCATTTGTTGACCGATGAATTACAAAGTCTTGATGCGCATGATATTCAGGTCAGCATTTCGCTGGCAACGGGGCATGATGATTGGCACGGGCCTGTGGGTTATGTGCAACATGCCTTGCAAGAAGATGCACCGAATCCTGATAATACGGTGGTGTGTTTGGCGGGTATGAATGTGATGGTGGACGCATGCACAGAAACATTGTTAGAATTGGGTTTTAATGAACAACAAATCTTGCTCAATTTCTGA
- the ruvX gene encoding Holliday junction resolvase RuvX, which yields MNNKSCSISEVSLPLLALDIGGKRIGVAVSDRLGFSCRGITCLFRNDQGWPRQVNKLVAEYGIKALVVGLPKNMDGTEGSQAEDCRKAAAQLSKTTDLPIFFQDERLSTWTAKERLFAQGLNEKKMRAKLDQTAAAVFLEDFIAANKSLTEKKHA from the coding sequence ATGAACAACAAATCTTGCTCAATTTCTGAGGTGTCACTACCTCTTCTCGCACTCGATATTGGCGGTAAACGCATTGGTGTTGCTGTTTCCGACCGTTTGGGTTTTTCGTGTCGGGGTATTACATGTTTATTCCGTAACGACCAAGGCTGGCCACGCCAAGTGAATAAATTGGTGGCTGAATATGGTATCAAAGCGTTGGTGGTGGGTTTACCGAAAAACATGGATGGTACAGAAGGTAGCCAGGCAGAAGATTGCCGAAAAGCGGCGGCACAACTATCCAAAACTACTGATTTACCCATATTTTTTCAAGATGAACGCCTTTCCACGTGGACAGCCAAAGAGCGTTTGTTTGCCCAAGGTTTGAATGAGAAAAAAATGCGTGCCAAGCTTGATCAAACAGCAGCAGCTGTGTTTTTAGAAGATTTTATTGCCGCCAACAAATCCTTAACGGAGAAAAAACATGCCTAA
- a CDS encoding aspartate carbamoyltransferase catalytic subunit, with product MPKPLFGLKHLFGIGDLSREQITSLVNLGDDFIDINSRSIKKDATLRGRTVINLFFENSTRTRTSFEIAGKRLSADVINISASTSATKKGESLLDTGQTLAAMQPHVLVIRHSVAGTCEFLSEFLEDTALINAGDGSHEHPTQILTDLLTLKRSMGDIQGKTMTIVGDIAHSRVARSHMLAAKIMGYNVRIVAPKTLLPAFVENYGCEVFHDFDAALKGTDILYMLRVQTERLTTNCYFPSIREYHETYGLNMKRLKAAGDHCMVMHPGPMNRGVEIATDVADSMKSLILEQVEHGVAVRMAALTALCGGATEE from the coding sequence ATGCCTAAACCTTTATTTGGACTCAAACATTTATTCGGCATTGGCGACCTAAGCCGAGAACAAATTACATCCTTGGTCAATTTGGGCGATGATTTTATTGACATCAACAGCCGTAGTATCAAAAAAGATGCCACACTTCGTGGGCGCACCGTGATTAACTTATTTTTTGAAAATTCAACGCGCACACGCACCAGCTTTGAAATTGCAGGTAAACGTTTGTCAGCCGATGTCATCAATATATCTGCTTCAACTTCAGCCACCAAAAAAGGTGAAAGTTTATTGGATACAGGGCAAACCCTTGCAGCCATGCAGCCACATGTGTTGGTGATTCGCCATTCTGTGGCAGGCACATGCGAGTTTTTATCCGAATTTTTGGAAGATACCGCACTCATTAATGCCGGTGATGGTTCACATGAGCATCCAACACAGATTTTAACAGATTTACTCACGCTTAAACGCAGCATGGGTGATATTCAAGGTAAAACCATGACCATCGTGGGTGATATTGCCCATTCAAGAGTGGCGCGTTCGCATATGTTAGCAGCCAAAATTATGGGGTATAACGTACGCATCGTGGCACCCAAAACATTATTACCTGCTTTTGTGGAAAATTATGGTTGTGAAGTGTTCCATGACTTTGATGCAGCGCTTAAGGGCACGGATATTTTATATATGTTACGCGTGCAAACCGAGCGCTTAACCACCAACTGTTATTTCCCATCGATTCGTGAATACCACGAAACTTACGGCTTAAACATGAAACGCCTTAAAGCAGCAGGTGACCATTGCATGGTGATGCATCCAGGGCCTATGAATCGTGGGGTTGAGATTGCAACAGATGTTGCTGATTCCATGAAAAGTTTAATTTTAGAGCAAGTGGAACATGGCGTGGCAGTGCGCATGGCTGCATTAACAGCATTATGTGGCGGGGCGACAGAGGAATGA
- a CDS encoding dihydroorotase translates to MTDILITNGRVIDPANQVDEVCDVWIESGKVAGVGKFDGAAKKTIDAKGLIVCPGLIDMHVHLREPGEEWKEDIESGSQAAVAGGITTICTMPNTEPCIDHAGIVLQVIARAKEIGLCNLRPIGAVTRNLKGTELTEMRELSRSGAVAFSDDGKPVWHAGVMRKALEYSSSFGYLIIQHAEEKQLTEGGSVNEGWVSTQLGVQGMPVEGEDSMIARDIMLTRRADARYHVAHISSKGAVEQVRLAQKQGLKVTTEAAPHHFALTEDEVLNFNADAKMSPPLRTEEDRLAVIEGLRDGTIEVIATDHAPHHEDDKRCGLSCAAFGIVGLETMLPVSLDLERAGVLPMVDLIAKMTANPAKLLNLPEGSLSQGNAADICIFDPNKQWMLDREKLRSKGRNTPWHGRTMTGQVEYTLKDGRVVFEKGEIRV, encoded by the coding sequence ATGACAGATATTCTAATTACAAACGGTCGTGTGATTGACCCTGCAAACCAAGTGGATGAAGTCTGCGATGTTTGGATTGAAAGTGGAAAAGTAGCAGGCGTTGGCAAGTTTGATGGCGCTGCCAAAAAAACCATTGATGCCAAAGGTTTGATTGTCTGCCCAGGGCTGATTGATATGCATGTGCATTTAAGAGAGCCAGGTGAAGAGTGGAAAGAAGATATTGAGTCGGGTTCACAAGCGGCTGTGGCAGGTGGTATCACCACGATTTGTACTATGCCCAATACTGAGCCGTGCATCGACCATGCAGGCATTGTGTTGCAAGTGATTGCGCGCGCGAAAGAAATTGGTTTGTGTAATTTGCGACCTATTGGCGCAGTAACGCGCAACCTGAAAGGCACCGAACTCACCGAAATGCGCGAATTATCGCGCTCAGGTGCGGTGGCATTTTCCGATGATGGGAAACCAGTCTGGCATGCGGGTGTGATGCGTAAAGCATTGGAATACTCTTCAAGCTTTGGTTATTTGATTATCCAACATGCTGAAGAAAAGCAACTTACAGAGGGCGGTTCGGTTAATGAAGGCTGGGTGTCCACACAACTTGGTGTGCAAGGTATGCCTGTGGAAGGCGAAGACAGTATGATTGCGCGGGATATTATGCTGACCCGTCGCGCTGACGCCCGTTACCATGTGGCACATATCTCATCCAAAGGTGCGGTTGAACAAGTGCGCTTGGCACAAAAACAAGGTTTGAAAGTCACCACAGAAGCAGCGCCGCATCACTTTGCATTGACTGAAGATGAAGTGCTCAATTTTAATGCCGATGCTAAAATGAGCCCTCCATTACGCACTGAAGAAGATAGGCTGGCTGTGATTGAAGGTTTAAGAGACGGTACGATTGAAGTGATTGCAACCGATCACGCACCACATCATGAAGATGATAAACGCTGTGGATTATCATGTGCAGCATTTGGCATTGTAGGTTTAGAAACCATGTTACCCGTATCGCTAGATTTAGAGCGTGCTGGTGTGTTACCCATGGTTGATTTGATTGCCAAGATGACAGCAAACCCAGCGAAATTATTGAATCTTCCAGAAGGTTCATTATCTCAAGGCAATGCCGCAGATATTTGTATCTTTGACCCCAATAAACAATGGATGCTAGACCGTGAGAAACTGCGCTCTAAAGGACGCAATACCCCGTGGCATGGTAGAACCATGACAGGGCAAGTGGAATATACACTCAAAGATGGACGTGTGGTGTTTGAGAAGGGTGAGATTAGAGTTTGA
- a CDS encoding cytochrome c produces MSKKVLWFVIVLLLAVIVGFAAKFMVLGSTQEGTAEDSRTVVVLNSVERAAVLSEMRALLEATQLVVEGLTERDMKQVAEAASAVGMQATSTMDVRLMAKLPLNFKRLGMSTHKAFDEIAALAQTGDASKVQRKLAETMNNCVACHASFQIPSVFQ; encoded by the coding sequence GTGTCGAAAAAAGTATTGTGGTTTGTGATTGTATTGTTACTTGCAGTGATTGTTGGTTTTGCTGCGAAGTTTATGGTGTTGGGAAGTACACAGGAAGGCACTGCCGAAGACAGCCGAACCGTTGTGGTACTGAATAGTGTTGAGCGGGCAGCAGTATTGTCAGAAATGCGAGCACTGCTTGAGGCAACGCAGCTTGTAGTGGAGGGTTTGACTGAGAGAGATATGAAGCAAGTTGCAGAGGCAGCAAGTGCGGTAGGCATGCAAGCAACGAGCACTATGGATGTGCGTTTGATGGCGAAATTACCATTAAATTTTAAGCGGTTGGGTATGAGTACACATAAAGCATTTGATGAGATTGCAGCGCTTGCGCAAACAGGTGATGCTAGTAAAGTGCAACGCAAATTGGCAGAGACCATGAACAATTGCGTAGCTTGTCATGCTAGCTTTCAGATTCCTTCTGTATTTCAATAA
- a CDS encoding YggT family protein codes for MFILGYLLQAISAVLGIALNIAMIVIIARAILSWVSPDPYNPIVRIINQLSEPILFPIRRRVPYMGGIDWSPIIALMMIYFLDIFLVQTLNRLGASFL; via the coding sequence ATGTTTATATTGGGTTATTTATTACAAGCTATTTCAGCAGTGTTGGGCATTGCCCTCAATATTGCCATGATTGTTATCATTGCCCGCGCCATTTTATCATGGGTGTCACCCGATCCATACAACCCCATTGTACGCATCATCAATCAACTATCTGAACCCATCCTATTCCCTATCCGCCGCCGCGTGCCGTATATGGGTGGCATCGACTGGTCACCCATCATTGCCCTGATGATGATATACTTTTTAGATATTTTCTTGGTACAAACGTTGAATCGTTTAGGTGCAAGTTTTCTTTAA
- the proC gene encoding pyrroline-5-carboxylate reductase translates to MKQQKITFIGGGNMAEALIAGLVKAGHNAENITVTDTREPRLAELAEHYGIQTSTHNIDAIENAQAIVLAVKPQVIESVLTEIGNRIPEDATVVSIAAGVGIQKMKDYARRDHLALIRVMPNTPALLGAGMSVLFGETDQQHKDMATYILGASGETAWVDDERLLHAVTAVSGSGPAYFFLLAETLQAAGEAQGLPKDLAAKLANQTAMGAGRMLAESGRDAATLRAQVTSPGGTTQAALDAMYESEFPTAVRKGVQAASKRSKELS, encoded by the coding sequence ATGAAGCAACAAAAGATAACATTTATCGGTGGCGGAAATATGGCAGAAGCCTTGATTGCAGGGCTTGTTAAAGCTGGGCACAATGCTGAGAACATCACCGTCACCGACACCCGTGAGCCGCGTTTGGCAGAACTTGCCGAGCACTATGGTATTCAAACATCAACGCATAATATTGATGCTATTGAAAACGCCCAGGCCATTGTTTTAGCGGTGAAACCACAAGTTATTGAAAGTGTTTTGACAGAAATTGGTAACCGTATTCCTGAAGATGCAACAGTTGTTAGCATCGCAGCAGGTGTGGGCATTCAAAAAATGAAAGATTATGCTCGCCGTGACCATTTGGCATTGATTCGTGTCATGCCCAATACCCCCGCATTATTGGGTGCAGGTATGTCCGTATTATTTGGTGAAACTGATCAACAACACAAAGATATGGCAACATATATCCTTGGTGCATCTGGAGAAACTGCATGGGTAGATGATGAGCGTTTATTGCATGCCGTCACCGCTGTGTCAGGCAGTGGTCCTGCCTATTTCTTCTTACTTGCTGAAACATTGCAAGCTGCAGGTGAAGCACAAGGTTTACCTAAAGATTTAGCTGCCAAACTTGCCAATCAAACAGCCATGGGTGCAGGTCGCATGCTTGCAGAAAGTGGTCGTGATGCAGCAACCCTTCGTGCCCAAGTCACAAGCCCTGGTGGTACCACTCAAGCAGCCCTAGATGCCATGTATGAAAGTGAATTTCCAACAGCAGTACGCAAAGGGGTGCAAGCAGCAAGCAAACGGTCTAAGGAGTTAAGCTAA
- a CDS encoding YggS family pyridoxal phosphate-dependent enzyme — protein sequence MIDSALIQRWQHVQSNMGDAQLIAVSKYTSDSNIEILLAEGHLDFGEAKPQNLRDRAQKYPLARWHMIGPLQKNKAKYIGRFAYMWHSCCNIETAKEVAKHVEGRRLPVFVQVNISDEPQKQGIQPDDIPLFLQQLALIEGLEVIGLMGMAAKDGDAKLAFSLLRQCRDDVIAQYPHVQGLCMGMSNDWRIAIEEGATMIRVGSEIFGQD from the coding sequence ATGATTGACTCAGCCCTCATTCAACGTTGGCAACATGTGCAATCCAACATGGGTGATGCCCAACTCATTGCCGTATCCAAATACACTAGCGATAGCAATATAGAAATACTATTGGCAGAAGGACATTTGGACTTTGGCGAAGCCAAACCGCAAAACTTGCGCGATAGAGCACAAAAATATCCCCTTGCCCGTTGGCATATGATTGGCCCGCTACAAAAGAATAAAGCCAAATATATTGGTCGTTTTGCTTATATGTGGCACTCCTGTTGTAATATTGAAACTGCAAAAGAGGTCGCCAAACATGTTGAAGGTCGTAGACTACCCGTATTTGTGCAGGTAAACATTTCAGACGAACCACAAAAACAAGGTATTCAGCCTGATGATATACCCTTGTTTTTACAACAGCTAGCCCTTATAGAAGGACTTGAAGTCATCGGTTTGATGGGTATGGCTGCCAAAGATGGCGATGCTAAGTTGGCATTCTCCTTGTTAAGACAATGCAGGGATGATGTCATAGCGCAGTATCCTCATGTACAAGGTTTATGCATGGGCATGAGCAATGATTGGCGCATAGCGATAGAAGAAGGAGCGACCATGATTCGGGTTGGCTCAGAAATTTTTGGACAAGATTAG
- a CDS encoding glycosyltransferase family 4 protein, translating into MFQIIDHAYIRWLALCTGLLLVVPWQVQGLLTHSLFLFFASLLLTYALMPAIIYAAHRWDALDYPDARRIHAQPTPRIGGLAVIIAVNATLLLNFNYSIEFKGVVISALIVGALSLSDDIKELSAKTKLMGQFIAVAVLMYCDVVIHFAPDTWWGHGLEYIVTALWIIGITNAFNFLDGINGLAASLAAITCLLMGMLAWHTDQAYMLYLCLAVAGAAIGFLPDNARYQSEPRSFLGDVGSTYLGWVMASIAVMGDWSGDSAIKAYAAPLLIFSVMIFDIIYTTVARIARGDVHNFREWIEYVGKDHLHHRLMDIGCTQAQAVTLILSFSILMGLAALALIKSPMITVVLLLAQAVIFYLVLSFFMLRVKKND; encoded by the coding sequence ATGTTTCAAATCATAGATCATGCTTATATACGTTGGCTTGCCTTGTGCACAGGTCTGTTATTGGTCGTGCCTTGGCAGGTACAAGGATTATTAACACATAGCCTATTCTTATTTTTTGCCAGCCTATTGTTAACCTACGCTTTGATGCCTGCTATAATTTATGCTGCACATCGCTGGGATGCTTTGGACTATCCCGATGCACGGCGAATACACGCCCAACCCACCCCGCGTATTGGTGGTTTGGCTGTCATTATTGCCGTCAATGCCACTTTATTGCTCAATTTTAACTACTCCATCGAATTTAAAGGTGTGGTTATATCTGCGCTCATCGTAGGCGCATTATCTTTAAGCGACGACATCAAAGAGTTATCCGCCAAAACCAAACTGATGGGTCAGTTTATCGCAGTTGCTGTACTGATGTATTGCGATGTGGTCATTCACTTTGCACCGGACACTTGGTGGGGGCATGGGCTGGAATATATCGTCACCGCATTATGGATTATTGGTATCACCAATGCTTTTAACTTTTTAGATGGTATCAATGGTTTAGCGGCATCTTTAGCCGCCATTACATGCCTATTGATGGGCATGCTGGCTTGGCATACTGACCAAGCGTATATGTTGTACTTATGTTTGGCTGTAGCAGGTGCTGCCATTGGCTTTTTGCCTGACAACGCACGTTACCAAAGCGAACCCCGCTCTTTTTTGGGTGATGTAGGTAGCACTTATTTAGGCTGGGTAATGGCATCGATTGCGGTTATGGGTGATTGGTCTGGAGATAGTGCAATCAAAGCCTATGCCGCACCATTGCTAATTTTTTCCGTGATGATTTTTGATATTATTTATACCACCGTTGCCCGCATTGCCCGTGGTGATGTACACAACTTCCGGGAATGGATTGAATATGTCGGCAAAGATCATTTGCACCACAGATTGATGGATATAGGTTGCACACAAGCACAAGCGGTCACCCTTATCTTAAGCTTTTCCATATTAATGGGGCTTGCCGCATTGGCTTTGATTAAAAGCCCCATGATTACCGTGGTATTATTGCTTGCCCAAGCCGTTATATTCTATCTGGTCTTAAGCTTTTTTATGTTACGCGTGAAAAAAAATGATTGA
- a CDS encoding DegT/DnrJ/EryC1/StrS family aminotransferase encodes MPGIPHSRPSFGKPFAQAAQQVIQSGFLAQGDVTTALTQTLQTQLSGQAVLAVDSGTSALMLAIRALSKDKKQARVGIPAYACASLLFAVKNADAKPVFMDCTTNLTLDAEQAHTTAKDLDILVLVHPFGMIEPLVSEPFDCPVIEDIAQSAGAMWQGKAVGTFADVCIGSFYATKPWGGAYGGFISSKDEALIQSITKMTNPDQADLQQDYVGHHQLSNIHAALAQVRLSHAAAEQQQRQTWVNKYDAMLKNYAVTPITGIQGNHFRYIIRSEHTAENVIQTLQQQGITAMRPVQQPLHHAIRDANCPQADKAWQYCVSLPLLHNMNEQEFLLLSQGLATCFKS; translated from the coding sequence ATGCCAGGTATTCCCCATTCTCGCCCAAGTTTTGGCAAACCCTTTGCGCAGGCTGCACAACAGGTGATTCAATCAGGTTTTTTAGCCCAAGGTGATGTAACCACGGCTTTAACACAAACCTTGCAAACCCAATTATCAGGGCAAGCCGTGCTGGCTGTTGATTCAGGTACATCGGCATTGATGCTTGCCATTCGCGCACTCAGCAAAGACAAAAAACAAGCGCGCGTGGGTATCCCTGCTTATGCCTGTGCCTCGCTATTGTTTGCCGTGAAAAATGCAGATGCGAAGCCTGTGTTTATGGACTGTACAACAAACTTAACCTTGGATGCTGAACAAGCACACACCACTGCCAAAGATTTGGATATTTTGGTATTGGTTCACCCCTTTGGTATGATTGAACCTTTGGTGAGCGAACCTTTTGACTGCCCAGTGATTGAAGATATTGCCCAATCTGCAGGTGCAATGTGGCAAGGTAAAGCTGTGGGCACATTTGCCGATGTTTGCATTGGTTCTTTTTATGCTACCAAACCTTGGGGTGGTGCTTATGGCGGTTTTATCAGTAGCAAGGATGAGGCGCTTATCCAATCCATCACCAAGATGACCAACCCTGACCAAGCGGATTTACAACAAGATTATGTTGGACATCATCAGTTATCCAATATCCACGCTGCCTTAGCTCAAGTGCGACTAAGCCATGCAGCTGCGGAGCAACAACAACGCCAAACATGGGTAAATAAATACGATGCCATGCTAAAGAATTATGCAGTCACGCCAATCACTGGCATACAAGGCAATCACTTTCGTTATATCATTCGTAGCGAGCACACAGCTGAAAATGTGATTCAAACATTGCAACAACAGGGCATAACCGCCATGCGCCCAGTACAACAACCCTTGCACCATGCAATCCGTGATGCAAACTGCCCGCAAGCTGATAAGGCATGGCAATATTGTGTGTCTTTACCTTTGCTGCATAACATGAACGAACAAGAATTTTTACTGCTTTCACAAGGACTTGCAACATGTTTCAAATCATAG
- a CDS encoding PIG-L deacetylase family protein, whose product MKTILALAPHPDDLEIGCGGTLAEHAKRGDEVHIYVATSGQVGGDATVRRAEQEAAAKILGLKQVHWGDFEDTHLPASSQDLMASLEKIVQQIKPDTVYVNHLDDTHQDHREMALVARSVTRYIPNVLCYETPSTIGFEPTVFMNTHDTLSLKLKALEAHKSQVERTRISLNIIEIALATSHFRGVQGKMSCAEAFMPIRIRL is encoded by the coding sequence ATGAAAACAATACTTGCCCTTGCCCCACACCCCGATGATTTAGAAATCGGTTGCGGTGGAACCCTTGCTGAACATGCAAAACGTGGTGATGAAGTACATATTTATGTTGCCACATCAGGACAAGTTGGTGGTGATGCTACCGTTCGTCGCGCTGAACAAGAAGCTGCTGCCAAGATTTTAGGTCTTAAACAAGTGCATTGGGGTGACTTTGAAGACACTCATTTGCCTGCTTCCAGTCAAGACCTGATGGCATCCCTAGAAAAAATCGTACAACAAATCAAACCTGACACCGTATATGTAAACCATCTCGATGATACCCACCAAGACCACAGAGAAATGGCATTGGTTGCACGTTCGGTTACCCGTTATATTCCTAATGTATTGTGTTATGAAACGCCTTCAACCATTGGTTTTGAACCCACCGTCTTTATGAATACCCACGACACTTTAAGCCTTAAACTCAAAGCCTTAGAAGCGCATAAATCGCAGGTGGAGCGCACCCGTATCAGCCTCAATATCATTGAAATTGCTTTGGCGACATCCCATTTTCGTGGTGTACAGGGTAAAATGTCTTGCGCTGAAGCATTTATGCCCATTCGTATTCGTTTATAA
- a CDS encoding WbqC family protein, translating to MKTITIHQPNYMPWSGFFHKWKLADTFVILDTVQFHKNEWQNRNRIKTKQGEQWVTVPVTYRFPQLIHEVRIAPNNWAKKQITSIEQAYAKSPYLDAYWQPIKTILQQKHGRLVDLNVALIRELGRMLDCTTPLHLASDLPVDVTNPTERLIQITQHLQGGVYLSGAEGRNYLQPSAFTGANIKLLFQQCTPPKYPQMHGDFIPYLSVLDVLLNIGEDAKGLIANMGDMQP from the coding sequence TTGAAAACCATTACCATTCATCAGCCCAATTATATGCCTTGGTCAGGTTTCTTTCATAAATGGAAACTTGCCGATACCTTTGTCATTTTGGATACGGTGCAGTTTCATAAAAATGAATGGCAAAACCGCAACCGCATCAAAACCAAACAAGGTGAGCAGTGGGTTACTGTGCCTGTAACGTATCGTTTCCCACAACTGATACATGAAGTCCGCATCGCACCAAACAACTGGGCAAAAAAACAAATCACATCCATTGAACAAGCCTATGCCAAATCCCCTTATTTGGATGCATATTGGCAACCAATCAAAACCATTTTGCAACAAAAGCATGGTAGGCTTGTCGATTTGAATGTGGCTTTGATTCGTGAACTTGGTCGTATGTTAGACTGCACTACCCCGTTACACCTTGCATCAGATTTACCTGTGGATGTAACCAATCCAACAGAACGGCTCATCCAAATCACCCAACATTTACAAGGTGGTGTATACCTTTCAGGCGCAGAAGGACGCAATTATTTGCAACCATCCGCATTCACTGGTGCCAATATCAAGTTGCTGTTTCAACAGTGTACACCACCAAAATACCCCCAAATGCATGGTGATTTCATACCTTACTTGAGTGTGCTTGATGTGTTGCTCAATATCGGTGAAGATGCCAAAGGTTTGATTGCCAATATGGGAGACATGCAGCCATGA